CGGCCGCCTCGCGGGGTGCGACGGCACGCGAACAGTGCGCCGAATGCGGGCGCATTGTCAAATACTCTGGTAAGTGGGTGCGGGGATGGGTGCAGCAACCGGGAGGGTGGTTGCGTGGTGGGAATGTCGCGTCAGTTTGCCGCTGGTTCCGGGTGGGGCTTGCTGGTCGCCCAGACCCTCTCGACGGCTGTATCGAAAGCTGGCACTCTGGCGCCATGAAGCAGGTTTTTCATGACATAGAAGCCGGCCAGCTGCCTGACGAACTCAAGCGGCGCGGGATCACGCTCGACCGGCGTATCCGCCTGGTGGTCGAAACGATCAAGGCTCGCCTTGCCGGAGGCAAAACCGAAAGCTTCCACTTTGAGATCGCGGTGTGAATGGTTAATGCGAATTCCCAGTCACGGTGCTGTGCGATTAACGAGAACTCACAGTGGAGACAATCGCGGAATTTGTTGGAATTTCGCCGTTCTATGTATCTAACGTCTTTGCCACAGCAACCGCATCTTTCATTTGCTCTTTTGCTACCGACCAACTGCTGAATTTTCCTGTAGTCCGTAAATGTACGGCGACTTTAAAGTAATCTTGGTGAATGGAAACACGCCCCATCTCATACTCCTTCTCATTATCAGAAATGACTGCTGCAAACGCAAGCATGTAGGGATTGTCAAACCCCCGACGTACCGATGCACTCAGAACCTCAACAACAAGTGGAAGTGCTATAACACCAAACTCATCCTGCGCAAGCTGTGGCCCTCTTGCAACTTGTGTTAAGCACCCAGCCAAGTACGCTAAATCCGGAATAAGTCGAATTATAAATCTTCTGGCTCTTTTTACTTTAGAATCGCAAGACGTTGGTCTTTTCACATTTCCTTCATTCAAATTTATGAATGAGACAATATTTCTCTCAATCACCGTCATCGGAGCACCCGAAAGCCAACTACGTAAAGCAATTAGTATTCCATCTTTAGCAACTAATCGTCTGCTTGATCCATCAACGTTACTGTACCCTCTACCAAAAATTTTCGTCAAATTCCAGGGGCGGAGTATTGCATCGAAATCCTCATTGTGATTTATTAATATATTCAAAGCAAATTCCATCCAGGCAAAAGAAGAATTACCAAGTTGACCGATGGCACCGTCAATGGATGTTGCTAAGCTATCGAGGAAACCGCGACCGACTCCCATACGACCTGCAAGCAAATCTATCCAATCCAGTTTAGCTCTGACGTCAGAAACCTCAGCTGCATCTCTTACCGTTTTACATAAACCAGTTACCCATTCTTCAGCACTGTCGTTGCCGCTATTGGAGAACCTCCGGAAGTAGGAAAGTGACCTTCGTAGTGTTCCTTCTAGCTTTGTGTTTTCGTCTGCCATTGGGTGAGCTAAATGTACTACTCTCCGAAATAAATATTCTGCTTCCTCAGATCTTTCACCATGAACTTCAATGTAATCTTTCAATAACTCGATGGGGTCGTTGATTATGAGGCATTGATCATGATCAGAAAATATAGTGTCGAGAATGCTATTCTCTGCAACGCGCGACCCGGCTGGGCTGAAAGTTATGATATCGCCTGGAATAACTATAGCTAATCCAGTTGCAGATAGACCTGCGCGTCCAGCGCGTCCAAGTGCATTGAGTATTTCATGAGAAGGAAGGACAAAGCGAAACTTTTTTTGCTGCTCAGGATCATCTTCGTCAGCTTTGTCGTCAATGCGATCAGTTCCAGCAAGCAATACTAATTGACATGGTAGATTTAGCCCTTGTGCTAGAGTTGATGTCGCTGCAAGAACTTTGAGTTCAGAACTTTTGTCTTGATACACTGTTTCAATCAACATTCTTTCTTCAGGAAGCAACTCTCCATGATGTACTGCAGCATATCCACAGGAACAATCATATATAGCTGATTCCGATCCCGCCTCAAAGATTGCCTGTCTGCGCCACGCAATCTGCCGGTCACTAAGTTCATGTTTTACTTTCGGAAAAGACTCTATTATTTTTTTCATAATACTGCACGTAGATGTGACGCTTTCTGCAAATACAAGTACTTTTAGCCCTTTCTTCACGCCAGCTATTGCTATAGCCGAGGCCACTTCATTCCGGTTGGCTGTGAGCCACCGTCCGCGTGTGTTTGAACCAACACCCAATGTAATATTTGAACCGGTAATACGCGATATCAACCGTGTCTCTCGAAGACCTGGATGCCATCCTGGGCGGAGACTGAACAACGCGTGCGGATGAGCATGCATGCTTTTTTTAATCTCTTTTGGAACGCTGGAGGGTTTGGTTGAATTGTATGTCGAGGAAAGGCGGGAATTAAGATAATCTGTTTCATCGCTGTTGTAAACTACACATCCACGAGCTTGTCGAGTTGGCTTCCATTGATCCGAAAAACTTTGGCATTTACCAGATGTAATTGTTTGAAGCCATGCTGCTAGCTCATTGCCATTCTTTACCATTGCTGATACCAAAAGAAGATCTGATTTAGGACATTCCTTTGTGAATTCAAGAAGGCACAGCATTGCATCTATGCTCCGACGGTTTATTTGTAATTGCTCACGGGGTTGGCGGATCGTGAGCCGTCAGGCGACGGCGAAGGTTCCGCCAATGAGGTCGCGGATGGCGGTCCAGGCGGATTGACCTTGCCGGCGGGCCGTTCCGATCACGGAGCGATAGCCTGCGTGGATGTCCGGTCCCCAGTCGGATCGGAAGCCGTTGGTGACCTTGCGGAAGACCACGGACGGGCGGATTTCCTGCTCGCTGCCGTTGTTGGTCGGCGGCACGCGGCGGTCGGCGAGGAAGACGAAGAACTTGCCCCGCCAGGCCTTGACCAGGCGCTGCAGCTCGCGTCCGGCCGGATGGGCGGCGGGGACGCCGACCAGGGCATCGAGGTCCCGCTCGGCTTTGGCGGCGTAGGCGGCCAGCGTACTGTCCTTCAGGCCCGGTCTTCGTTTGCCGACGCGGATGGCCCAGCGTAGATGATCGCGGATCTTCGGCGCGACCACGGTGTCGCCGCAGTCGATGGCGTACTGCACGTCCCTGAGAACGTGGGCCAGGCAGACTTGGTGGACCCGTCCCAGTTCCTGCTGCCCGGCGTAGCGGTCGGAGATCCACACTTCGGGCCTATGCCCGCCCAGGATCCCGGCGGGCACCGCCCGGCCCCGGCCCGGCGCGATGGTGTGCAGCACGGCTTGCCCGGAATGGAATACCCACTGCCAGTGGGTCACGCCGTTGACCCGCGTCGTGGTCTCGTCCGAGGCGATCACCGGGGCGCCCAGGAGTTTGGCCTTGATCGCCGCGCAGGCCGTGTCGAACGCCACCCCCATGCGGCGCAACGCATTGGCGATGGCCCCCTCGGAGATCGTCAGTCCGAACAACTCCTCCAGCATCCGCGACAGCCGCTCGAAGCCGACATGATGGCTGTGGTGCAGATAGGCCAGCAGC
This is a stretch of genomic DNA from Skermanella sp. TT6. It encodes these proteins:
- the tnpC gene encoding IS66 family transposase, which translates into the protein MEKPPRYRLSEAEKDALLVEQAALIERLAARVAELEALVGKPRKTSANSHIPPSQDGPGGASRKADAKRRRKPRPSRPGVSRPLADDPDRTERRLAECCPHCGTAVPEAAQRCRHRYDHIDLPVIRPVVTRVELFGGRCGDCGRRYRAAPPAAMPPGTPFGPGIRALLAYLHHSHHVGFERLSRMLEELFGLTISEGAIANALRRMGVAFDTACAAIKAKLLGAPVIASDETTTRVNGVTHWQWVFHSGQAVLHTIAPGRGRAVPAGILGGHRPEVWISDRYAGQQELGRVHQVCLAHVLRDVQYAIDCGDTVVAPKIRDHLRWAIRVGKRRPGLKDSTLAAYAAKAERDLDALVGVPAAHPAGRELQRLVKAWRGKFFVFLADRRVPPTNNGSEQEIRPSVVFRKVTNGFRSDWGPDIHAGYRSVIGTARRQGQSAWTAIRDLIGGTFAVA